From Solibacillus isronensis, the proteins below share one genomic window:
- a CDS encoding pyruvate, water dikinase regulatory protein: protein MKKLTIFVVSDSVGETGEAAVKAVVSQFRPNFEKVRIRKFPHIANVDVLEKIVQIAIANEATIVFTLVEKQMRQALQKIASEYKVHAIDLLGSMLDLIETSFDEMPLQKPGLVHQLDDDYFKKIEAIEFAVKYDDGQDPRGILLADIVLVGVSRTSKTPLSQYLAHKRYKVANVPLVPEVEPPAELMQIDPKKCFGLVITPEKLNNIRKERLITLGLTENAFYAQHTRIEQEISYFYSIVDKIGCRTIDVTNRAVEETAHKIIDMLELDCR from the coding sequence ATGAAAAAATTGACTATATTTGTAGTATCAGATTCGGTCGGTGAAACTGGAGAAGCGGCTGTGAAAGCGGTAGTCAGCCAGTTTCGGCCAAATTTCGAAAAAGTAAGGATTCGAAAGTTTCCTCATATTGCCAATGTGGATGTGTTGGAGAAAATTGTCCAAATTGCTATCGCAAATGAGGCAACGATTGTCTTTACACTTGTTGAAAAGCAGATGAGACAAGCACTTCAAAAAATCGCAAGTGAATATAAGGTTCATGCAATCGACTTATTGGGATCGATGCTTGACTTGATCGAAACTTCATTTGATGAAATGCCGTTGCAAAAGCCGGGGCTTGTCCATCAATTGGATGATGATTATTTCAAAAAAATTGAAGCGATCGAGTTTGCTGTTAAATATGATGACGGGCAGGATCCGCGCGGTATTTTGCTGGCGGACATTGTTTTAGTCGGTGTATCAAGAACATCTAAAACCCCATTATCGCAATATTTAGCTCATAAACGGTATAAAGTGGCGAATGTGCCGCTCGTTCCGGAAGTGGAACCCCCAGCGGAATTAATGCAAATCGATCCGAAAAAATGTTTTGGATTGGTCATTACACCGGAAAAGCTCAACAATATTCGAAAAGAGCGTTTAATAACATTGGGTTTAACGGAAAATGCATTTTATGCACAACATACTAGAATTGAGCAGGAAATTAGCTATTTTTATAGTATTGTTGATAAAATAGGTTGTCGAACGATAGATGTTACAAATCGTGCTGTCGAAGAAACAGCGCATAAAATTATTGATATGCTAGAGCTTGATTGTAGATAG
- a CDS encoding helix-turn-helix transcriptional regulator has product MSPIELNKRQDVILQIVKENGPITGEHIAERLGLTRATLRPDLAILTMAGFLDARPRVGYFYAGKKTTAAFTESMLNLKVKDFQSIPVVVPDDMTVYDAIIHMFSEDVGTLFVIDKDEILQGVLSRKDLLRSSIGTQDLNKMPVHIIMTRMPNIAYCVNSDSLIVAAKKLIEREIDSMPVVEETERGLVITGRLTKTNITRAFISLAETHDL; this is encoded by the coding sequence GTGAGTCCAATCGAACTCAATAAACGTCAAGATGTAATCTTGCAAATTGTAAAAGAAAATGGCCCTATTACGGGCGAACATATCGCTGAGCGCCTTGGATTAACGCGCGCTACATTGAGACCTGATCTAGCTATACTAACGATGGCTGGATTTTTAGATGCGCGCCCACGTGTCGGCTACTTCTATGCAGGTAAAAAAACAACGGCTGCCTTTACGGAATCAATGCTGAATTTAAAAGTAAAGGATTTTCAGTCGATTCCGGTAGTCGTTCCGGATGATATGACAGTCTATGATGCGATTATCCATATGTTTTCCGAGGATGTCGGAACACTTTTCGTTATTGATAAAGATGAAATATTACAAGGTGTGCTGTCTCGAAAAGATTTACTGCGTTCGAGTATAGGAACACAGGATTTAAATAAAATGCCTGTGCATATAATTATGACGAGAATGCCGAATATTGCCTATTGTGTTAATTCGGATTCATTAATCGTGGCGGCCAAAAAGTTAATAGAACGAGAAATTGATTCCATGCCGGTAGTTGAAGAAACTGAGCGGGGATTGGTCATTACCGGACGGTTAACGAAGACGAATATTACACGTGCGTTTATTTCGTTAGCTGAAACGCATGATTTATAG